The nucleotide window CATCATCTTCAAAGCGGTATTCATACGCCCCATCTGTTAAAGAGCTTATTTTTATTTTCATTTTACAAAATTCACGTTAAAACAGTGCAAAATATAGGAATAGCAACTTTGATAGTCAACCTTTTTAAATGATATCAGCCCGACTCTTTTTTATTTTCTTCAATTTAAGCCAATTATCACTAAAAAAAATGTTGATCCATATGATTTTTTTCCATTTATCCACTTTTCTAAATAGTTACACAGTTGATTTGTATTTTTACAACAAAAAAATAAAAATGTTAAAAGTTGAAAACCTCACCAAAAAAGTTTAACGATATTGTAGCTGTGGATGATATTTCATTTCGGCTTTCCGAAGGAAAGATGTTTGGACTATTAGGTCCGAACGGCGCTGGAAAAACCACCACAATTAGAACTGTATTAAATATTATCAAACCTACTTCCGGCACTGTTCGTTTTAAAGACAAAGTAATCAACGAAGAGTTTTTTAATGTGATTGGTTATTTACCGGAAGAAAGAGGCTTGTATAAAAAAAGTAAGGCTTGGGATGTGATAATGTACTTTGCAAATCTTAAAAATATGAGTCATCACTTTGCAAATGAAGCTGCTAACCAATGGATAACTAAACTTGATTTGGGTGCTTTGAAGAACAAACGGATAGAGGAACTTTCAAAAGGTAATCAGCAGAAGATACAATTTATTTGCGCAGTGATCCATAACCCGGAGCTTCTAATTCTTGATGAACCATTCAGCGGTTTCGATCCCATAAATCAACAAATTATAAAAG belongs to Ignavibacteriales bacterium and includes:
- a CDS encoding ATP-binding cassette domain-containing protein; translation: MFGLLGPNGAGKTTTIRTVLNIIKPTSGTVRFKDKVINEEFFNVIGYLPEERGLYKKSKAWDVIMYFANLKNMSHHFANEAANQWITKLDLGALKNKRIEELSKGNQQKIQFICAVIHNPELLILDEPFSGFDPINQQIIKDVLLSFSNSGKLIILSTHQMETAEKLCSEILLINKGKEVCSGSISEIKRKFASNNIKIEFEGDGTFIKNLPFVKSFDSYNNYAEIQLTDSFAPSEFLKTVIDKIEVKQFSTVEPTLNKIFIDVIKEDSDKK